Proteins encoded within one genomic window of Sphaerotilus montanus:
- a CDS encoding multidrug effflux MFS transporter, which produces MTAAPRRPTALVAAVALALLLGLQPVTTDLYLPALPAIKAELHASMHATQLTMAALLLAFGFGQLVAGPVADRFGRRPVLLSTLAVYLLASLSAVLAQSIEALVLVRIVQGVTMAGVVVVARAMVRDLYAPHEGARIMSLGQSGLGVIAITSPLLGGWLTGHLGWRTNFIAVALIALATLVFVATRLPETIRQKNPRALHPGPLLAAWRTVLTSPTFHAWAGLSAATYGGLFVFLAGSSFVYMQVLGLDAAHYGLALCSSSVSYLAGTFVCRRWLVRHGMAGAVWRAAGFTLLGGLSMAALAAAGVQTVWAILVPQLLYAFGHGTHQACGQTGAVGPFPQQAGVAAALAGFLLAVVAFFIGQWLGLALDGTTRPLAYGIAAGSVVTALIAWTTVQRHGGVH; this is translated from the coding sequence ATGACGGCCGCGCCCCGGCGGCCCACCGCCCTCGTCGCCGCGGTCGCGCTGGCGCTGCTGCTCGGGCTGCAGCCCGTGACGACCGACCTCTACCTGCCCGCGCTGCCCGCGATCAAGGCCGAACTGCACGCCTCGATGCACGCCACGCAGCTGACGATGGCCGCGCTGCTGCTGGCCTTCGGTTTCGGGCAACTGGTGGCCGGACCGGTGGCAGACCGGTTCGGTCGCCGACCGGTGCTGCTGTCCACGCTCGCCGTCTACCTGCTGGCCAGCCTGAGCGCGGTGCTGGCGCAGAGCATCGAGGCGCTGGTGCTCGTGCGCATCGTGCAGGGCGTGACGATGGCCGGCGTGGTCGTCGTCGCGCGGGCGATGGTGCGCGATCTGTACGCGCCGCACGAAGGGGCCCGCATCATGTCGCTCGGCCAGTCCGGGCTGGGCGTGATCGCCATCACCAGCCCGCTGCTGGGCGGCTGGCTCACCGGGCATCTGGGCTGGCGCACCAACTTCATCGCCGTGGCGCTGATCGCGCTGGCCACGCTGGTCTTCGTCGCCACCCGTCTGCCCGAGACCATCCGCCAGAAGAACCCGCGGGCGCTGCACCCCGGCCCGCTGCTGGCCGCGTGGCGCACCGTCCTGACCAGCCCGACCTTCCACGCCTGGGCGGGGCTGTCGGCAGCGACCTACGGCGGGCTGTTCGTGTTCCTGGCGGGATCGTCGTTTGTCTACATGCAGGTGCTCGGGCTGGACGCGGCGCACTACGGGCTGGCGCTGTGCAGCAGCTCGGTCTCCTACCTCGCCGGCACCTTCGTCTGCCGGCGCTGGCTGGTGCGGCACGGCATGGCCGGGGCGGTCTGGCGCGCGGCTGGCTTCACACTGCTGGGTGGCCTGTCGATGGCGGCGCTGGCTGCGGCGGGCGTGCAGACAGTCTGGGCCATCCTCGTGCCGCAGCTGCTCTACGCCTTCGGGCACGGCACCCACCAGGCCTGCGGACAGACTGGCGCGGTCGGCCCCTTCCCGCAACAGGCGGGCGTGGCTGCGGCGCTGGCGGGATTCCTGCTGGCCGTGGTGGCCTTTTTCATCGGGCAGTGGCTGGGTCTGGCGCTGGACGGCACGACCCGCCCGCTGGCCTACGGCATCGCGGCCGGTTCGGTGGTCACGGCGCTGATCGCCTGGACCACGGTGCAGCGCCACGGAGGTGTGCATTGA
- a CDS encoding lamin tail domain-containing protein: MASQRFPLTGLVAAVLALSSTFAQADVRITEVAPWSSGNSPVGADWFELTNTGASALDLTGWKVDDSSAAFASAVALSGLTSLAAGQSAVFVEGTTTTAATFVSTWFGASAPAGFAIGYYSGAGIGLSATADAVNIFNAAGVLQAGVTFGASDAVSPYQTFDNAAGLNGVTLTQLSVAGIQGAFVAMNSLTDIGSPGVVPEPESYALMLAGLGVLGLVARRQR; encoded by the coding sequence ATGGCTTCCCAGCGCTTTCCTTTGACCGGCCTCGTGGCGGCAGTGCTCGCCCTCAGCTCGACGTTCGCCCAAGCCGACGTCCGCATCACCGAAGTCGCGCCCTGGAGCAGCGGCAATTCGCCGGTCGGCGCCGACTGGTTCGAGCTGACCAACACGGGCGCATCCGCCCTCGATCTCACGGGCTGGAAGGTCGACGACAGCAGCGCGGCTTTCGCCTCCGCTGTCGCCCTGTCCGGCCTGACCAGCCTGGCCGCCGGCCAGTCTGCTGTGTTTGTCGAAGGCACGACCACCACCGCCGCCACCTTCGTGTCCACCTGGTTCGGCGCCAGCGCACCGGCCGGCTTCGCGATCGGCTACTACAGCGGTGCGGGCATCGGCCTGAGCGCCACGGCCGATGCCGTCAACATCTTCAACGCCGCGGGTGTCCTGCAGGCTGGGGTGACCTTCGGCGCGTCGGACGCAGTGTCGCCGTACCAGACCTTCGACAACGCCGCCGGCCTGAACGGCGTCACGCTGACGCAACTGAGCGTCGCGGGTATCCAGGGCGCGTTCGTGGCCATGAACAGCCTGACCGACATCGGCTCGCCCGGCGTCGTGCCGGAGCCGGAAAGCTACGCGCTGATGCTGGCGGGCCTGGGCGTGCTGGGCCTGGTCGCCCGCCGCCAGCGCTGA
- a CDS encoding sulfite exporter TauE/SafE family protein — protein MSRDAPRPAPVITDPMFFAAAVPAVFLMGLSKSGFGAGFGALAVPLMALTIPVPQAAAIMLPLLCLADFSGLAALIRQADWRLLRLLIPAGLLGSLIGWASFGLMPVKAVAGVVGAVTLLFVALRLYFPPKADVPVPHRGLGWLLGAASGYTSFIAHAGAPPISFYMLPLKLEPLRFSGTMAVFFTVVNLSKWIPYWQLGLIDLTNLGTSLALGPVVLAGVFTGVRLASRVKPTLFYRLVMAGMVLSGGKLLWDAFR, from the coding sequence ATGTCCCGCGACGCGCCGAGGCCTGCCCCCGTGATCACTGACCCGATGTTCTTCGCCGCGGCCGTGCCGGCGGTCTTTCTGATGGGACTGTCCAAGAGCGGCTTCGGTGCCGGCTTCGGCGCGCTGGCGGTGCCGCTGATGGCGCTGACGATCCCCGTGCCGCAGGCGGCGGCGATCATGCTGCCGCTGCTGTGTCTGGCGGATTTCTCCGGGCTCGCGGCGCTGATCCGGCAGGCGGACTGGCGGCTGCTGCGGCTGCTGATCCCGGCGGGTCTGCTGGGCAGCCTGATCGGCTGGGCCTCGTTCGGGCTGATGCCGGTCAAGGCCGTGGCGGGCGTCGTCGGGGCGGTGACGCTGCTGTTCGTGGCACTTCGGCTGTACTTCCCGCCCAAGGCCGACGTGCCCGTACCGCACCGCGGGCTGGGCTGGCTGCTGGGCGCGGCGTCGGGCTACACCAGCTTCATCGCGCACGCGGGTGCGCCGCCGATCAGCTTCTACATGCTGCCGCTCAAGCTGGAGCCGCTGCGCTTCAGCGGCACGATGGCGGTGTTCTTCACGGTGGTGAACCTGTCTAAGTGGATCCCGTACTGGCAGCTCGGCCTGATCGACCTGACCAACCTGGGTACCTCGCTGGCGCTGGGGCCGGTGGTGCTGGCCGGGGTCTTCACGGGGGTGCGGCTGGCGTCGCGGGTCAAGCCGACGCTGTTCTACCGACTGGTGATGGCGGGGATGGTGCTGTCGGGGGGGAAGCTGCTCTGGGATGCGTTTCGCTGA
- a CDS encoding SdiA-regulated domain-containing protein encodes MRFKLKSLVLGLLLAGGFASAASAATSLGLGNYTVTGNYALDVQTGLGGSISGLEASAVTFASDRGTLFFVGDEGTGVIEVSLTGQTLGSMSFDWAGTGSTKHDTEALTYLGGGVLVVGEERLVDAYRFSFGNGGTAVLTNSGVSISNAVVGNSGMEGISYDARNGGSFVSIKQEAPQDILAGTLTFAAGVSGTSTMASLFDPALMGLATLSDVQVLSGVTSLAGTAGADNLLVFSLGSQRLVEVTRTGQVLSSFDFSTVSPNNAIEGVTIDQNGVIYLVAEQVQNGASLDPNSRLFVLSPVPEPETYALMLAGLVALAVKGRRPASARRD; translated from the coding sequence ATGCGCTTCAAGCTCAAGTCCCTGGTCCTCGGCCTCCTGCTCGCTGGTGGTTTTGCCAGTGCAGCGTCCGCCGCCACCTCCCTCGGCCTCGGCAACTACACCGTCACTGGCAACTACGCGCTGGACGTGCAGACTGGTCTGGGCGGCAGCATCTCCGGCCTCGAAGCCTCTGCCGTCACCTTCGCCAGCGACCGTGGCACGCTCTTCTTTGTCGGCGATGAAGGTACCGGCGTGATCGAGGTGTCGCTGACCGGTCAGACCCTCGGCAGCATGTCCTTCGACTGGGCCGGCACCGGCAGCACCAAGCACGACACCGAAGCCCTGACCTACCTCGGCGGCGGCGTCCTGGTCGTCGGCGAGGAGCGCCTGGTCGATGCCTACCGCTTCAGCTTCGGCAACGGCGGCACGGCGGTGCTGACCAACAGCGGCGTCTCCATCAGCAACGCGGTGGTCGGCAACAGTGGCATGGAAGGCATCAGCTACGACGCCCGCAACGGCGGCAGCTTCGTGTCGATCAAGCAGGAAGCGCCGCAGGACATCCTCGCCGGCACGCTCACCTTCGCTGCGGGTGTTTCCGGCACCTCGACGATGGCCAGCCTGTTCGACCCGGCGCTGATGGGCCTGGCGACGCTGTCGGACGTGCAGGTGCTGTCCGGCGTGACGTCGCTGGCGGGCACGGCGGGGGCCGACAACCTGCTGGTGTTCAGCCTGGGCTCGCAGCGGCTGGTCGAAGTCACGCGCACCGGCCAGGTGCTGAGCAGCTTCGACTTCTCGACCGTGTCGCCGAACAACGCCATCGAGGGTGTGACCATCGACCAGAACGGCGTCATCTACCTGGTCGCCGAGCAGGTGCAGAACGGCGCCAGCCTGGACCCGAACTCGCGGCTGTTCGTGCTCTCGCCGGTGCCGGAGCCAGAGACCTATGCCCTGATGCTGGCGGGTCTGGTGGCGCTGGCGGTCAAGGGGCGTCGTCCAGCGTCTGCACGCCGCGACTGA
- the miaA gene encoding tRNA (adenosine(37)-N6)-dimethylallyltransferase MiaA → MVPATPTTFALAGPTASGKTAAALAIARACRDRGLPPVEIISVDSALVYRGMDIGTAKPSAAELAEVPHHLVDVIEPTAAYSAAEFVTDTRRLIGEIHARGARALLVGGTMLYFKALFDGIDALPVADPAVRAALDERARATGWPAMHALLAAVDPVTAARLSPNDAQRIQRALEVWQVSGQPLSSFHTGRFDRTAAADAADTPPEFPLLSLEPTDRAWLHARIAQRFAAMLEQGLIAEVQRLRARGDLHPELPSMRCVGYRQTWEMLDGLWPAAQLMDKGIAATRQLAKRQITWLRGMAQREVIACDSGDPVAAVLARVMPVLEREAP, encoded by the coding sequence ATGGTCCCCGCCACCCCGACCACCTTCGCGCTGGCCGGCCCGACCGCCAGCGGCAAGACCGCCGCCGCACTCGCGATCGCCCGCGCCTGCCGTGACCGCGGTCTGCCGCCGGTGGAGATCATCAGCGTCGACTCGGCGCTGGTCTACCGCGGCATGGACATCGGCACCGCCAAGCCCTCGGCGGCGGAACTCGCCGAGGTGCCGCACCACCTGGTCGACGTGATCGAGCCGACCGCCGCCTACTCCGCCGCTGAATTCGTCACCGACACGCGCCGGCTGATCGGCGAGATCCACGCCCGCGGCGCCCGCGCGCTGCTGGTGGGCGGCACGATGCTGTATTTCAAGGCGCTGTTCGACGGCATCGACGCGCTACCGGTGGCCGACCCCGCCGTGCGCGCCGCGCTGGACGAGCGCGCCCGCGCCACCGGCTGGCCGGCGATGCACGCGCTGCTGGCGGCGGTCGACCCGGTCACCGCCGCGCGGCTCTCGCCCAACGACGCGCAGCGCATCCAGCGGGCGCTGGAGGTGTGGCAGGTCAGCGGCCAGCCGCTCTCCAGCTTCCACACCGGCCGCTTCGACCGCACCGCCGCCGCGGACGCCGCCGACACGCCCCCCGAATTCCCGCTGCTCTCGCTGGAGCCGACCGACCGCGCCTGGCTGCACGCCCGCATCGCCCAGCGCTTCGCGGCGATGCTGGAACAGGGCCTGATCGCCGAGGTGCAGCGCCTGCGCGCCCGCGGTGATCTGCACCCGGAGCTGCCGTCGATGCGCTGCGTCGGCTACCGGCAGACCTGGGAGATGCTCGACGGCCTGTGGCCCGCGGCGCAGCTCATGGACAAAGGCATCGCTGCCACGCGGCAGCTCGCCAAGCGCCAGATCACCTGGCTGCGCGGCATGGCGCAGCGCGAGGTGATCGCCTGTGACAGCGGCGATCCGGTGGCGGCGGTGCTGGCCCGGGTGATGCCCGTGCTGGAACGGGAAGCGCCGTGA
- a CDS encoding DUF1841 family protein — MFAPSQNDVRTFFCEAWRKHRAGEPLSAMDTLAAQWTERHPEYHADLSDLEAALAAVYTVDAGRTNPFLHLSMHLSISEQVSIDQPRGIRQAVELLAAKRGDLHAAQHEVMDCLGEMLWESQRSGQPPDPHAYLDRVRRRATA, encoded by the coding sequence ATGTTTGCACCCAGCCAGAACGACGTCCGGACCTTCTTTTGCGAAGCGTGGCGCAAGCACCGCGCCGGTGAGCCGCTGTCCGCGATGGACACGCTGGCCGCGCAGTGGACCGAGCGCCACCCCGAGTACCACGCCGACCTGTCCGACCTGGAGGCCGCGCTGGCCGCCGTCTACACGGTCGACGCGGGCCGCACCAACCCGTTCCTGCACCTGTCGATGCACCTGAGCATCAGCGAGCAGGTCTCGATCGACCAGCCGCGCGGCATCCGGCAGGCGGTCGAGCTGCTCGCGGCGAAACGCGGTGACCTGCACGCCGCGCAGCACGAGGTGATGGACTGCCTGGGCGAGATGCTGTGGGAGTCGCAGCGCAGCGGCCAGCCGCCCGACCCGCACGCCTACCTCGACCGCGTCCGCCGCCGCGCCACGGCATGA